One Salvia splendens isolate huo1 chromosome 12, SspV2, whole genome shotgun sequence genomic window carries:
- the LOC121758004 gene encoding uncharacterized protein C594.04c-like, whose protein sequence is MRHGCESAASSAMSSKNLGNATVALLSPLPSIFFYLTFLNCHSDDGSLSYLWAWCHHHPLLLANILFFLNVDLHFWLVGLLQSSHWMIDLYWMVIPILLLHYFATHPLAEFDKWRSRLVVSLTWAWSLRLTHCYFRREKWQWGAREDWRFTDMRRHYGHNWWWISFFAIYLSQQVFLMAICMPLYAIHRNVKGVNIWDAVAASVCSAGLTIAYFADTQMHRFVRRNEELQTEGKGRVAILEQGLWRYSRHPNYAGEQLWWCGIAIFGWNVEYDWWFVGPMANGVCLGIVTLLVEQRMLKEEFRAEAYRNYQKTTSLWLPCFRLPKHKET, encoded by the exons ATGAGACATGGTTGCGAATCAGCAGCATCGAGCGCCATGAGCAGCAAAAATCTCGGCAACGCAACGGTGGctcttctctctcctctccctTCCATCTTCTTTTATCTGACCTTCCTCAACTGTCACTCCGACGATGGGTCTCTCTCTTATCTGTGGGCATGGTGCCACCACCACCCTCTCCTGCTAGCCAACATCCTCTTCTTCCTCAACGTTGACTTACATTTCTGGCTTGTCGGCCTCCTACAATCCAGCCATTGg ATGATAGATTTGTATTGGATGGTGATACCTATACTGCTGCTCCATTACTTTGCGACTCACCCATTAGCTGAATTTGACAAGTGGAGATCGAGGCTCGTCGTGTCACTAACGTGGGCGTGGTCGCTCAGGCTCACCCACTGCTACTTCCGCCGCGAGAAGTGGCAATGGGGCGCTCGAGAAGACTGGAGATTCACCGACATGCGGAGACACTACGGCCACAACTGGTGGTGGATCTCTTTCTTCGCCATCTATCTCTCTCAGCAG GTTTTTCTGATGGCGATATGCATGCCGTTATACGCAATACACCGGAACGTGAAAGGGGTGAATATTTGGGACGCGGTGGCTGCGTCGGTGTGCTCAGCCGGGTTGACAATTGCTTACTTTGCAGACACGCAGATGCATCGTTTTGTTAGAAGAAATGAGGAGTTGCAGACGGAGGGAAAAGGGAGGGTGGCGATTCTTGAACAAGGGTTATGGAGGTATTCCCGACACCCGAACTACGCCGGCGAGCAGTTATGGTGGTGCGGAATTGCCATTTTTGGTTGGAATGTGGAGTACGATTGGTGGTTTGTGGGGCCGATGGCGAATGGGGTGTGCTTGGGAATTGTCACTTTGCTGGTGGAGCAGCGGATGTTGAAGGAGGAGTTTAGGGCCGAGGCGTACCGGAACTATCAGAAAACGACGTCACTTTGGCTGCCCTGCTTCAGACTACCCAAACATAAAGAAACATAG